In a genomic window of Quercus lobata isolate SW786 chromosome 4, ValleyOak3.0 Primary Assembly, whole genome shotgun sequence:
- the LOC115985985 gene encoding uncharacterized protein LOC115985985, whose amino-acid sequence MRNAIREEIGDAKFCILVDETRDESKREQMAIILRFVDKSGFIRKRFFHVVHVRDTIALTLKKEICAVLFHYNFHIENIRGQGYDGASNMRGEWNRLQALFIKECPYAYYVHCTTHRLQLALVTASREVKVIHQFFDHLTNIINIVIGSSKRNDELQYAQGEQIENMIASNEIETGRGANQIVSTTKSLIQKLRDDEWERLLASVTSFCGQHEIDIPDLNARYTKARVAIDFQLQELNSRFYELTTDLLTLSSALNPKDAFRSFKIRDICNLAENYYPQDFTEQEIRLLKHQLQHYELDVTNFYSNYRTSFSAMKLLKTRLRNRMEDELLVDNMIVYIEKEIAGNFTMEMIMDEFYSMKNRRQA is encoded by the exons ATGCGAAATGCCATTCGGGAAGAAATTGGGGatgcaaaattttgcattctcgTTGATGAAACTCGAGATGAGTCAAAGAGAGAGCAAATGGCCATTATTTTGAGGTTTGTCGATAAAAGTGGTTTCATTAGAAAGCGTTTCTTTCATGTTGTGCATGTTAGAGATACTATTGCGTTGACCCTAAAGAAAGAGATATGTGCTGTCCTTTTTCATTACAACTTTCACATTGAGAATATTCGAGGTCAAGGGTATGATGGAGCTAGTAATATGCGTGGTGAATGGAATAGATTGCAAGCTCTATTTATTAAAGAATGTCCATATGCTTATTATGTACATTGCACGACTCATAGGTTGCAATTGGCTTTAGTTACAGCATCTAGAGAAGTAAAAGTTATTCATCAATTCTTTGATCATTTGACTAATATTATCAATATTGTCATTGGTTCTAGTAAGCGTAATGATGAATTGCAATATGCTCAAGGGGAACAAATTGAGAATATGATTGCTTCTAATGAAATTGAGACTGGAAGAGGAGCAAACCAAATTG TTTCAACTACAAAATCACTTATTCAAAAGTTGAGAGATGATGAATGGGAGCGTTTACTTGCTAGTGTTACATCATTTTGTGGACAACATGAAATTGATATTCCTGATTTAAATGCTCGTTACACTAAAGCTCGAG TCGCAATAGATTTTCAATTGCAAGAATTGAATAGTAGATTTTATGAGCTAACAACAGATCTTCTCACTCTTAGTTCAGCATTAAATCCTAAGGATGCTTTTAGATCATTTAAAATTCGTGATATTTGCAATTTGGCTGAAAATTATTATCCTCAAGATTTCACTGAGCAGGAGATTCGTCTTTTGAAGCATCAATTGCAACATTATGAGCTTGATGTGACAAA TTTCTACAGCAACTACAGAACGAGCTTTTCAGCTATGAAACTATTAAAAACAAGACTTCGCAATAGAATGGAGGATGAACTTTTGGTAGATAATATGATAGTTTATATAGAAAAGGAAATTGCTGGGAATTTCACCATGGAAATGATCATGGATGAATTCTATTCCATGAAAAATCGTCGTCAGGCATGA